The nucleotide window GATGAATAAAAGAAAATATTTGATCTTCCCTTCTCCCTAAACTTTTTTTCTTTTTTTTTGTGAATTTCATATTTTTTAATATAAACTTTTAAAGGATGGTAATGATATTTTGATAGAAAATAATTTTAGTATAGATTCATGTGAATATAGTGGAGATTTTAATTTAAAGTTAACACTCATGACAGGTCAAACATCACAAGTTCCATGGACTAGGTATGATGATGCATATTATGAGGTATTATGTGTAGATGGATGTGACATTTTAGTTAAAATAAAACAAGAGAATGTAAATAATACACTGGAGGTATCATATTTTAGCCGTGAATATGATGTAGATGATGAATTAGTAAGGCAGAAACTATTCTACTTATTTGACTTAGACTACCAGATGGATGATTTCTATGGATTTCTAGATGAAAATCCTGAAATATCACAAATATCACAATTTAACAAGGGACTTAGAATATTTAAGGCAGAAAGTCCATTTGAATGTATAATATCATCAATATCATCAGCAAACAACTCAATAAAAAGATGGACAAAATCAATGCAACAAATACGACAAAATCATGGAAACTACATAGAATATGGAAATAGAAAATACCATAAATTTCCAGATGAGACAACATTCCTAAAAATAGCAGAAGAAGATCTTAAAAGTTATGGAGTAGGATATAGAAGTCCATACATGATAAATACAACAAAACAAATACTAGAAGATGATAATTTTCATAATGAAATATTTAACATGACATATCCTGATGCATATAAAAAACTACTACAACTACCTGGTGTAGGACCTAAAGTTGCAGACTGCATACTACTATATGGATATGATAAACCACAAGCATATCCTACAGATGTATGGATTAATAGAATAACAACACACATCTACTTTGATGATGCGAAAATATCAAATAAAAAGATTATGAAATTTGCACAAGAGAAATTTGGAAAATATGCAGGATATGTACAATTATATCTTTTCAATTATGCACGAAACTCAAAACTACTAGATAAACTTAAAAAATAGCCATAATTAAATTTTAATTTAAAATAAAAATAAAGAAATGTATTTTAGGGGGTGAAGGGAATTCAGAATGAATAGTTCATAAATTCTAATATGTAGTTATATAATTAATAGTATATTAATCTTATTGATTTTTTATCAACTTTTTTTTAAATAAATATAAAAATTAAATACTTATTTATTCATCTGTTATGATAACTTTTTCCATAACATCGCCAGCTCTTATTGCGAAAACAACATCCATACCTTCAATAACTTGTCCAAATACTGTGTGAACTCCGTCAAGGTGTGGTTGTGGGCTGTGTGTTATAAAGAATTGACTTCCACCTGTATCTTTACCAGCATGTGCCATTGATAATGCTCCTGCTGTGTGTTTGTGTGGGTTGTTTTCTGTTTCACATTTAATTGTGTAACCAGGTCCACCTGTACCGTCTCCTCTTGGACATCCACCTTGGATTACAAAGTCAGGAATAACTCTGTGGAATGTAAGTCCATCATAAAATCCTTCTTTTGCTAATTTTTCAAAGTTTGCTACAGTTCCAGGTGCTTCATTAGGGAATAATTCTAATGTAATGTCACCTTTTTGTGTTTTAATAACAGCTTTTTTCATTATATTATTTCTCCTGTATAAATTTATATTAATATTATATTTGTTTATATAAGTTTATTTTTATATATTATTACAGTTTTTTAGTAAATTTTATACTTAATTGAAAATAAAATATTAATTATCATGGCAAATCACATAAATAATACTATAATATGATAAATATGGGAAGAGATTTGACCATTAAATAAAATATTAAAAGAAAAAAAAGTTTTTAGCAATAAATCGATAAAAGCGAAGAATTTAAAAATTGGAGGTAATTTTTTTGAATTCTAAAGAAATAAAAGACACAACAAATAACTATGTAATGAACACATATGGACGTTATGACCTAGTTATTGATCATGCACATGGAAGTGTAGTGTATGATAAAGATGGAAATGAATACATAGACACTGTAGCTGGTATAGCTGTTAACAACATTGGACACACACACCCAAAAGTAGCAGAAGTAATTAAACAACAAGCAGAAAAAATGATACATGTTTCAAACCTCTACTACACACAAGAACAGGCAGACTATGCAAGACGATTAGTTGAAAAATCACCACATGACAAAGTATTTTTTGCAAACAGTGGAGCAGAAGCAAATGAAGCTGCAATAAAACTTGCACGTAAATACACACATAAAGGTGAAATTATATCAATGATTGATTCCTTCCACGGAAGAACACTTACAACAATCACAGCAACAGGACAGCCTAAATACCAGAAAGGATTCGAACCATTACCAGCAGGATTTAAACACGTAGAATATAACAACATAAAACAAGTAGAAGATGCAATAACAGATCAAACAGCAGCAGTGCTTGTAGAACCAATCCAGGGAGAAAGTGGTGTACGTGTACCTGATGAAGATTATCTTCCAAAACTAAGACAATTATGTGATGAAAAAGGAATACTTCTCATATTTGATGAAGTACAAACAGGATTTGGACGTACAGGTAAATTCTTTGCATCAGAAATTACAGGTGTAGTACCTGATATTACAACATCAGCAAAAGCAATAGCAGGTGGAATTCCAATGGGAGCAATGCTTGCAAGTGATAAAGTAGCATCAGCATTTAAACCTGGAGATCATGCATCAACATTTGGTGGAACAGCACTAGCATGTAGCGTTGCATCATGTGTACTTGACATCTTTGAAGAAGAAGAACTTGTTAAAAAATCACATGAAAATGGTATTTACTTCAGAGAAAAACTCAATGCATTAAAAGAAAAACATTCATGCATCAAAGATGTACGTGGACACGGTCTAATGAATGGTGTAGAAGTAGATGCAGACTGTTCTGAATTTGTAGCAGAAGCACAAAAAAGAGGAGTTTTAATCAATGTTGCAAATGGTAATGTAATAAGATTAGTACCACCTCTTAACATTACAAGAGAACAACTTGATAAAGTTGTAGATGTAATTGATGAAATACTACCATAACTACAACAAAGAACAAGATTTTTATCTATAAAAAAAGGAAGAAGTTGAGAAGTTGAAATAATTAATTTTCTATTTTTCAATTATTTCTTTTAAAACTATTTTTTTTTATTATTAAATTATTTTTTATTCATCATCCCAGATTATGATCTTTTCAAATTCTGGATATTTTTCCACAAATTCAATAGTATAATCAAGTGGAAGTCTAAATTTCTCAGATTCTCTATACTCTTTATGTGTTTTCATATGAGGTTCTGATGTATTCATAAGAGTTTTCATCTGCTTATTGAATGAATCATCACTATATGGGGAATGGAAACCCCAGAAAGCATAAGGAACAAGCACATCAGGATGTTCAAGTTGGAAGATATAAATCTTATCCTTAATTTCCTCAAAATACTTCCAGTTAACCTTAAATCTAAGTGGATCTTCTTTTGCATTTTCAGAATATAATTGTCTATGTTTTCCCATGAAAAATCACCTCTGTATATACAATAAATATAACCATCAAAGCATATTATCTTTTGTATTTAAGAGGAAATACCAAAAAATAATTCTTATAAATGGACTTTATATGCTTATTAGGAGATGTTTTAGCTAATTTAGTTATTATAACTTTTAACTTATAAGTTATAACTTATAACTAAATTAAAAATAAAAAAAAGTCATAAAATCAGCTTAGAAATAAAAAATCAATAAATAAAATTTCTTTAAAATAAGTTAGTTATTATTATATATTTTTGTTGTTCTTTGTATTTATATTTTTTCTTTGTTTTCATAAAAAATATTGCATATAGTCTTTAATTGTTTATTTTCTGATAAAATTAGTTTTTATCTCTATTTTCGTCGATTAAGTTGTTTATTTTTGTTAAAATTAATATAAATTAAATATCTTCAAAATAAGTAAGTAATTATATTATATGTTTATTGTTTTTAATATTTATATTTTTAGTTAATTTATAAAAGAAATGTAGATTTTATGTTAATTATTTTATCTTTGGAGAAATTTAGAATAAAAGAGTAGTTTATTAGGTAAATTTATGTATTGATAATAGTAAGTATTAATAAAAAGAGTGTTCATACTATAAGTAGCAACCCTGAATTTAGAGTTAAATTTTCAGAGTTGAATCTTAAATAAGGAGCCTTTTTTTAACGGATCTTAAGACTCCTTATTTAAATAGTATAATGTAATTAAAGTAGAACTTCTACATTACATATAATAGTTTAGTAATCTCTATTATATACTATTATTGTTAATGTTGAAACTACTTTTTTTGCTTACTTCTATGAGTTAATTTGGAATTTATAAAAGATAAATAGGAAACATATCTAGATTTTAGAATGTATTGGTATTGTCATGTAATATTCAAATTAATATCTAATCTATATAATTTTATTACATTTTAGTAAAAATTATAGTAATTAATTTCAATAAGTTAGAGTTAAAATTAAAAAATTAAAATTCTAACTGTTAATAAAATTCTTTGAACTTGATTAAAATCTTAGAATCCAATATTAATAAAAAGTGTTGAAGTTACATAAAAATAAAAGATCTGTTTTTAATAAAATGATGTTGAATCAAAAAATAAAAAATTCACATCATAATCAAGGATAGATTAAAATGAACAATAAAAATAGAGGAATACGTTTTAGTGGAACATATAGTGAGTTAAATTGTAAAAGATTCAAAGTTTTTAAAGAAAAAACAGGAAAAAATATATCTGATATTATTGAATTAGTTGGTATGCATTTACCTGGATTATATTCAGAAAATAAAATATATGAACAAACAATTTTAGAAAGAGATCTTTATCATTATAAAAAAGCTTTAAATGATTCTAAAAAATATGTAAAAAATATGGAAAATAAAGTCTTTAAAACTGAAGCTAGATTAAAAGCAATAAGTAATGACTTTGATGATTTTAAAAATAAATTAACTGATAAAGAGGAAGAAGCTATAAAACATGTAATTAAAATTTTATCTTATAAATTAAAAATAAAATTAGAACATAATATCTCTTTATATGATCCTGAATTAAGAAATTTTGCTAAAGAACAGTGTATTCGATGGAATTCTAATTTAAATCAAGTAAATTTCATTGTTGAAAATATTTTAAATGGATCTATTGATATTGACGATGTTTTAACATCTTCATTTGAAAATATTGAATTAGAAGATAGTAATTTAGAGGAAATTTTAACTAAAAAAGTATGATTATGAAAATATTTCATACATTATTTGTGAAAGTATATGTGACAGAATCATCTTGAATAATTATTCAAGTTCAATTTTATTAATTATTCATTTAGAAATGACCCCACATATATTCGCTGGTATAGTAATAATAAATAATATATTTTGTATTATTTTTATTATTATATTATTTTTTTTGTCATGAAATATTAACAATTGTTATACTTTGTTCTGAAAAAATAAAATTAAATTTTAAAGTTAAAAATTTCCATAAAAAAAATAGATTTCAAAATAAGTTTTCATTAAAATAAGTAATTAATTATATAAAATATTTGTTGTTTATATTATTTATATTTTTTGTTAATTTTAATAAAAAATAACACTTTTTTTAAAGAAATGATCTAATTTTCTTATTTTTTAGTTAATAATTGCTAAATTCCAAAAAAATAGTGCTAAGATGTGTTGTTTTTTGATTTAAATACATATATATGTAAATTTTACAAATAGTATAATATACATTGTAAGTCAACATAAATTTCAATTTTTAAAAATCAAAGATTAATTTATGCCAACTTCATTTAATTAAAAAAGATAACTATGGTGATATTATGGGACTATTTAATAAAATGATGGGATATGCAGATACTGGTGGAGATGTTTCAATTGTGGAAGAATATCTTGCTCCAGGTGAAGAAGTTATCCAATCGTTCCATTTTTTAAGAGATTGTGTCATCTTAACTAATTATGGAATATACACAGTAGATGTACAAGGTGTTAGTGGTAAAAAGGTAGAAGTTAAATTTTTCCCTAAAGATGCTATTCAAACTATTTCCTTTGAAACTGCAGGTACTCTGGATTTTGATGTAGATATTAAAATTGGTGTAACTAACAATCCAATTGTATTGGCTAATGGAGGTTCTATGAACGTACCAATTTCATTTAAAGTTCCAAGAGAACAGACAGAAGAGGCAAAAACAATAGTACATTTAGTAAAAGAGCACTACTTACTATGAGTTTTACCACATATAAACTCCTCATCTCCCCATTATTTTAACTACTCTTACTTTAGAGAAAGTTGTGTTATCATCTAGTATGAATACTTGAGAAATGTACTTTTTTTAAAAAATTATTATTTAATTTATTTTATTGGTTTTTACTTTAATTTTCATTATTTTTTAATTAGAATTTTTTTTAGATGATTATTTGTAAAAATACCATTATTTAGGCTTAATTTAGTTTATTCTAGCTGTTTAAATTAAGTTTTTATTGATGTTGAAAAAGTATTATTTTTTTAAAAAATAGTGATTATTATTTAATTTATCATAATTAATCATTATAAATTTTAATTACTAAAAATAGAACCAGAATAGTCCTAACTCGTTAAAATAACTAAATTTTGTCTATTTTCGATAATAACAATATTTATATTATTATTAGTACATACTAGTTAATCATAAGACTTATTTAATTAAAAATAAGTTATACTATTGGTTATTTAAGCTTAAGTTAAATATTCTACTTTTGCTTAAATAAAAAGTAATAATTAGAAAAAAAAATTCACAACGTGAATGAAATTAAGATTATGTTTTGAAGTTTATACTAGGTGGTGATATATGTGTTAGAAATTAAACACACCATTTGCCCTTCATGTAGTGTAGGATGTGGTATTAGTGTGGTCATTAAAGATGAAAAAGTCGTAGGAACATACCCCTACAGACGAGATCCTATAAATGAAGGAAAAAACTGTTTAAATTCAAAAAATGCTATAAATTCAGAAAATAAACTAAGTGAAGCAAAAATTGATAAAAAAAACTGTAGAAGTAAATAAATCAATTAATGAAGTTTCAAACAGACTCAAATCAATGAGTAATGATAAAGTAACTGTAATATGTTCTGGAAACAATAGCAACGAAGAAATTGAAGCTATTAAAGAGTTTGCTAAAGCAAACAATTACAACTTAGCACTATATACAGATAATTTTACTAATTATGATGGTGAAGTTGCAACGTATGATGATGTTGATAATGCATCTTTTATTTTTATTATAGGGGAAATATTTGACAATCCTTTAGTAGCTAGGAGAGTTATCCATGCACATAGAAAAGGAACTGAGATTTGTGCAATTGGAGACTTAGAAAACTGTGTGACAAAAACACTCTCTGATTATACTTGTGTCGAATCAATTTCTGAGTATTTAGATAATTTTAATCTAGATCAATTAGATGAAAATTCAGTTATTCTTTTCAATAAAATCGAATCCCCTGATGATTTTGAAAAGATTAAAACAATAGCTGGAAAATATAATTCTAAAATACTGCCCGTATTTAGTAAAAGTAACTCTAAAGGAGCATTAGAATTTGTTGAAGCTAAATCAAAAGAAGAAATGATTGATTTAATTACAAATAGTGGATTGTTATTAATTTTTAACGATGATATATTAACTGAATTTAATTTATCTCCAAACGATGTAACTACCATGATAAGTATTTCACCAGTCATAAATGATACAGTTGAAGCATCAGAAGTAGTCGTTCCAACGGCTAACTGGCTTGAATGTGAAGGTAGCTTTACAAATGCAATGGGAACAACTAAATATATTAATCCAGTAATTGAAGCTGCTGATGATATTTTAACAGGAATTGAAATAATTAATCAAATACAAGAGGAGTTAAAATGAAATATATATTAGCAAAATCTAAAGATTCACAAATACATAAAGCTGGAGAATGTGGTGGAGCTGTAACTAGTATTTTCAAATACTTATTAGAAAACAACCTTGTTGATGCTGTTTTAGCTCTTAAACCTGGAGATGATGTTTATGATGGAGTTCCTACACTTGTAACAGACCCTGAAGATTTAATTAATACGGCAGGATCTTACCACTGTGCACCAACATTAGCTGGTGATTTAATAAGAGCTTATCTTTCTGATATGAAAATTGCATTAACTGCAAAAGCTTGTGATATGAGATCGATTGATGAACTTATAAAAAGACATAAAATTAATCCAGACAACATTATTACAATCGGTTTAAACTGTGGAGGTACTGTTTCTCCGATAAGTGGAAGAAAGATGATTGAATTATTCTATGAAATTGATCCTGATGATGTTGTAAGTGAAGAAATAGATAAAGGAGAATTCATTGTTGAATTGGCTGACGGTACTGAAAAAGGTGTTAAAATACATCACTTAGAAAAAGAAGGTTTTGGTCGTCGTGAAAACTGTCAAAGATGTGATGTAAAAATACCTCGTGGTGCAAATATTGCTTGTGGTAACTGGGGAGCAGAAGAAGGATGGACTTTTATTGAAATTAACGATGAATTAGGTGAAAAAATCGTTGATGGTGCAATAAGTACTGGTTTTATTGAAACTAAAGATACAGCAGAACCTGCAATTAAAGCCAGATCAAAAGTTGAAAATATTATGATTAAAATGGCTAAGAAAAGCCAAAAAGCTAACTATGAAAAAGTTGGTGGATGTGATATATGGCAGCAGTGTATAGCCTGCTTTGCATGTAGGGATATTTGTCCAATATGTTGGTGTTCTGATAGATGTGAAATGAAGAAAGATTACTTTGCAAAAGATGTTGAACTACCTATTAGTCCGCTTATCTACCATGGAAGTAGAATTTCTCATATTGGGCTTAGTTGTGTAAACTGTGGTCAGTGTGATGATGTATGTCCAAGTGATATTCCAATATCTTTAGTCTTTGATAAAGTACAAAAGAAATATGCTAAAAGAACAGGTTATAAAGCTGGTGTTAGCGATGTTGTTAAACCTCCTTTATACTCTTCAGAAAAAAGCGAACTATAAAGGGTGATTTGAGATGTCTGATGATATAAAAATTGTAGGTTTCTTATGTAATTGGTGTTGTTATGGGGGAGCAGATACTGCCGGAACTTCACGTTTGCAATATCCACCAAGTGTTAGAATTATACGTGTGATGTGTTCTGGAAGAGTTGATCCTTCAATGGTTTTCAAAGCATTTGAAGAAGGTGCTGATGGAGTATTTGTAGGTGGATGTCATATTGGTGATTGTCACTATGAGTCAGGAAACTATAAATGGTCTCGTAGAGCAAAACTAACTCAAGATATTATTGAAGAATTTGGAATTGAAAAAGAAAGATTCAGATTTGAATGGATTTCTGCATCTGAAGGTGCAAAATTCCAGAAAACTATGAAAGAGTTTCATAAAACATTATCTGAATTAGGTCCTCTCAATCTATCTTCAAAAAAAAATAGAGAAAAAGAATTAAATGGAACATGTAGTGAAAAAACCTTTCAAAAATTAAAAGATTTTGAAGAAAAAACAGGAAATGATATTTCAGATGTTGATATGAATTTACCTGAAGATCTAATAAAAAAAAATTATCTTAGAAAGAGATCTCATGTATTATCAAGAAAGAGAAGAACTAATTAATAATGAAATAAAAGAATTAGAAGCTAAAATGAGGGAAATTACTCTAGAAATTGATAAAATTAAGTCTAAATCTCCTTTAAAAAATATAATTTTATTCAAATTTAAAAAATTTTTTAAAGGTAGAAAAGGTATTTCTGATGATTTTAAAAATCTAGGAGAAGAAGCTAAAATAAAATACATAATTCGAATATTATCTTACAATATTGAGGAAGAATTAGATGAATATTCTGAAGAAAGTTATGATATAGAAGCTCTTACTAAAGAACAATGTGAAATATGGGATGTTAATTTAGACAGAGCAATGTATGTAATAAATCTTATTTTAGATGGTTCAGTAAATATAGATGATATTTTAAATAATTCATTCGATGATATTGGTATCTATAATGATAAGGATGATTAATTTTTATCCTCTTTTCTTTTTTTCTATTTCCTCTATTATTGCTTGTCATTGTTTATTTGAGCTGGTATGCTACGTGATTGTATCTTTTTAATTATAAGTTATTAGTTTTAAGTTATAAGTTATAATTAATCTAAGAAAACATAATAAATTAACTTATTTAATCATTTAAAAAAAGAGTTTAAGAGATATTGATTGTTCA belongs to Methanosphaera sp. and includes:
- a CDS encoding DNA glycosylase; translation: MIENNFSIDSCEYSGDFNLKLTLMTGQTSQVPWTRYDDAYYEVLCVDGCDILVKIKQENVNNTLEVSYFSREYDVDDELVRQKLFYLFDLDYQMDDFYGFLDENPEISQISQFNKGLRIFKAESPFECIISSISSANNSIKRWTKSMQQIRQNHGNYIEYGNRKYHKFPDETTFLKIAEEDLKSYGVGYRSPYMINTTKQILEDDNFHNEIFNMTYPDAYKKLLQLPGVGPKVADCILLYGYDKPQAYPTDVWINRITTHIYFDDAKISNKKIMKFAQEKFGKYAGYVQLYLFNYARNSKLLDKLKK
- a CDS encoding peptidylprolyl isomerase — translated: MKKAVIKTQKGDITLELFPNEAPGTVANFEKLAKEGFYDGLTFHRVIPDFVIQGGCPRGDGTGGPGYTIKCETENNPHKHTAGALSMAHAGKDTGGSQFFITHSPQPHLDGVHTVFGQVIEGMDVVFAIRAGDVMEKVIITDE
- a CDS encoding acetylornithine transaminase, with amino-acid sequence MNSKEIKDTTNNYVMNTYGRYDLVIDHAHGSVVYDKDGNEYIDTVAGIAVNNIGHTHPKVAEVIKQQAEKMIHVSNLYYTQEQADYARRLVEKSPHDKVFFANSGAEANEAAIKLARKYTHKGEIISMIDSFHGRTLTTITATGQPKYQKGFEPLPAGFKHVEYNNIKQVEDAITDQTAAVLVEPIQGESGVRVPDEDYLPKLRQLCDEKGILLIFDEVQTGFGRTGKFFASEITGVVPDITTSAKAIAGGIPMGAMLASDKVASAFKPGDHASTFGGTALACSVASCVLDIFEEEELVKKSHENGIYFREKLNALKEKHSCIKDVRGHGLMNGVEVDADCSEFVAEAQKRGVLINVANGNVIRLVPPLNITREQLDKVVDVIDEILP
- a CDS encoding PH domain-containing protein; protein product: MGLFNKMMGYADTGGDVSIVEEYLAPGEEVIQSFHFLRDCVILTNYGIYTVDVQGVSGKKVEVKFFPKDAIQTISFETAGTLDFDVDIKIGVTNNPIVLANGGSMNVPISFKVPREQTEEAKTIVHLVKEHYLL
- a CDS encoding molybdopterin-dependent oxidoreductase translates to MIKKTVEVNKSINEVSNRLKSMSNDKVTVICSGNNSNEEIEAIKEFAKANNYNLALYTDNFTNYDGEVATYDDVDNASFIFIIGEIFDNPLVARRVIHAHRKGTEICAIGDLENCVTKTLSDYTCVESISEYLDNFNLDQLDENSVILFNKIESPDDFEKIKTIAGKYNSKILPVFSKSNSKGALEFVEAKSKEEMIDLITNSGLLLIFNDDILTEFNLSPNDVTTMISISPVINDTVEASEVVVPTANWLECEGSFTNAMGTTKYINPVIEAADDILTGIEIINQIQEELK
- a CDS encoding Coenzyme F420 hydrogenase/dehydrogenase, beta subunit C-terminal domain; the encoded protein is MKYILAKSKDSQIHKAGECGGAVTSIFKYLLENNLVDAVLALKPGDDVYDGVPTLVTDPEDLINTAGSYHCAPTLAGDLIRAYLSDMKIALTAKACDMRSIDELIKRHKINPDNIITIGLNCGGTVSPISGRKMIELFYEIDPDDVVSEEIDKGEFIVELADGTEKGVKIHHLEKEGFGRRENCQRCDVKIPRGANIACGNWGAEEGWTFIEINDELGEKIVDGAISTGFIETKDTAEPAIKARSKVENIMIKMAKKSQKANYEKVGGCDIWQQCIACFACRDICPICWCSDRCEMKKDYFAKDVELPISPLIYHGSRISHIGLSCVNCGQCDDVCPSDIPISLVFDKVQKKYAKRTGYKAGVSDVVKPPLYSSEKSEL